One region of Terricaulis silvestris genomic DNA includes:
- a CDS encoding GNAT family N-acetyltransferase: MFTYRDATAVDAEAIADFARETWTATFGHLYPPEDLNAFLTAKFGADIQRREMADGLRYVLAFDDAGLAGYCAMGALDMPVDDPRALELHRLYIHERAKGAGVAVKLMDETIAWARAKGAPALYLSVWENNERAQRFYRRVGFADYSEWDFMVGATADRDFIWRLAL; this comes from the coding sequence ATGTTTACGTATCGCGACGCGACGGCGGTTGATGCGGAGGCGATTGCTGACTTCGCGCGCGAGACGTGGACGGCGACGTTTGGCCATCTCTATCCGCCTGAAGATCTCAACGCGTTTCTCACCGCCAAGTTCGGCGCCGACATTCAGCGCCGCGAAATGGCGGACGGCCTCCGGTACGTGCTCGCGTTCGACGACGCGGGGCTCGCCGGCTATTGCGCGATGGGCGCGCTTGACATGCCGGTCGACGATCCGCGCGCGCTCGAATTGCATCGGCTCTACATTCACGAACGCGCCAAAGGCGCCGGCGTTGCGGTGAAGCTGATGGACGAGACCATCGCTTGGGCGCGCGCCAAGGGAGCGCCGGCGCTTTATCTCAGCGTTTGGGAAAACAACGAACGCGCGCAGCGTTTTTATCGCCGCGTCGGCTTCGCGGATTACAGCGAGTGGGACTTCATGGTCGGCGCCACCGCCGATCGCGATTTCATCTGGCGGCTGGCGCTTTAG